The following proteins come from a genomic window of Nicotiana tomentosiformis chromosome 12, ASM39032v3, whole genome shotgun sequence:
- the LOC104100986 gene encoding xyloglucan-specific galacturonosyltransferase 1-like, with translation MTTSISKKKARLSKKEANELGTFFYSILAKLLCLIPIAILFVLLIFFWSSSTTIISGKIIHLCFQSRKLNDLYCISAGTQPNLETPISSISNDSFPSVNGTATKLVDDLQQKSTRLGIPIPPGYHAFRNGLVKSDEELLVAYNDVEDQLMVHRSWISSQNNAKCDGRGIYVYELPTKFNKDLVSQCADMVPWVDLCNFFSNDAMGEPVEKLGKGWYQTHQYSLELIFHSRILNHPCRVMNKSEAELFYVPFYAGLDVLRWHFKNVSNDVKDSLGLDLAKWLESQPTWFKRSGKDHVFVLGKISWDFRRYNNSDWGSRFLELNEMQNPVKLLIERQPWYLNDIGIPHPTYFHPQSDDDIITWQLKIIKANRKSLVSFAGAPRPDAPESIRSILINQCISIETGECRFLNCSSGACDQPESIIELFMESEFCLQPPGDSPTRKSVFDSLISGCIPVIFDPFTAYYQYPWHLPEDYKKYSVFIDQEDVRNMKVNVVERLMKIPAGEREKMRRYIIYELLPGLVYGDPKSKLEKFQDAFSLTMNNLLERLTRLE, from the exons ATGACCACTTCTATTTCCAAAAAGAAAGCTAGGCTTTCCAAAAAAGAAGCTAATGAACTTGGCACCTTCTTTTATTCTATCCTAGCTAAACTTCTATGTCTTATCCCTATTGCAATCCTCTTCGTTCTTTTAATCTTCTTTTGGTCTTCTTCTACCACCATTATTTCTGGTAAAATTATCCATCTTTGCTTCCAATCCCGAAAACTCAATGATCTCTATTGCATTTCTGCTGGAACACAACCAAATCTTGAAACCCCAATTAGCTCCATTTCCAATGATAGTTTCCCATCTGTTAATGGTACTGCAACGAAATTGGTTGATGATTTGCAACAAAAATCTACACGTCTTGGCATACCGATACCACCAGGGTACCATGCTTTCAGAAATGGCCTGGTTAAAAGCGACGAGGAATTGTTAGTGGCTTATAATGATGTGGAGGATCAACTAATGGTGCATCGATCGTGGATATCAAGCCAAAACAATGCAAAATGTGATGGTAGGGGAATATATGTGTATGAATTGCCAACAAAGTTCAACAAAGATTTGGTATCTCAGTGTGCTGACATGGTTCCTTGGGTCGACCTCTGCAATTTCTTTAGCAATGATGCAATGGGTGAGCCAGTAGAAAAGCTAGGAAAAGGATGGTACCAAACTCATCAGTATTCATTGGAGTTGATATTTCACTCGAGGATTCTGAATCATCCTTGTAGAGTAATGAACAAAAGCGAAGCAGAGCTATTTTATGTGCCTTTCTATGCTGGACTTGATGTCTTGAGATGGCATTTCAAGAATGTTTCAAATGATGTCAAGGACTCTCTCGGACTAGACCTTGCAAAATGGCTCGAGTCGCAACCAACTTGGTTCAAGAGATCAG GTAAAGACCATGTCTTTGTTCTTGGAAAAATATCTTGGGACTTCAGAAGATATAACAATTCCGATTGGGGAAGTAGGTTTTTGGAGCTAAACGAAATGCAGAATCCAGTAAAGCTGTTGATAGAACGACAACCATGGTATCTTAACGACATAGGAATACCTCATCCGACTTATTTCCATCCACAATCAGATGATGACATAATAACATGGCAGCTCAAAATCATTAAGGCAAATCGAAAAAGCCTTGTGAGCTTTGCTGGTGCACCACGACCTGATGCACCAGAAAGCATTAGGTCGATCTTGATCAACCAATGCATTTCAATAGAAACTGGTGAATGCAGATTCTTGAATTGTAGTTCGGGTGCATGTGATCAACCCGAGTCTATCATTGAGCTGTTCATGGAATCTGAATTCTGTTTACAGCCTCCAGGTGATAGCCCGACAAGAAAATCAGTATTTGATTCTCTGATATCAGGTTGTATTCCGGTAATATTTGATCCATTTACAGCATACTATCAATATCCTTGGCATTTACCAGAAGATTATAAAAAGTATTCAGTTTTCATAGATCAAGAAGATGTGAGAAATATGAAAGTCAATGTTGTGGAGAGGCTTATGAAAATTCCTGCAGGGGAAAGAGAGAAAATGAGAAGATACATAATTTATGAATTATTACCTGGATTGGTGTACGGAGATCCAAAATCTAAGCTGGAGAAATTCCAAGATGCATTTTCTTTAACAATGAATAATCTGCTTGAAAGGTTGACCAGATTGGAATAA
- the LOC138903234 gene encoding uncharacterized protein, which yields MDSLAYIPVGERSLPADVQTLTNQFMGLDVSEPSRVLACTVTRSYLYERIRERQHDDPHLLVLKDTVWHADAKRVAVGEDGVLRMQGRICVPNVDGLREFIL from the coding sequence atggacagtcttgcgtatattccagttggtgagaggtcattacctgcagatgttcagactttgacTAATCAGTTCATggggttagatgtttcagaacccagtcgggttctagcttgcacagtcactcggtcttatttatatgagcgcatcagagagaggcagcatgatgatcctcatttacttgtccttaaggacacggtgtggcacgctGATGCCAAacgggttgctgtgggggaagatggggttctgcgaatgcagggtcgtatttgtgtgcctaatgtggatgggcttcgtgaattcaTTCTttaa